In Desulfovibrio sp. TomC, the sequence AAAACGTCGCAAGAAGCAGGTCCCTTCGCGGGAGGTCGCCGTGGGCCAGAGCCGGAAAAGCCAGCCAAAGCAGGCCTGCGTCATAATAATAGGCGTGGGGCGCAATCAGGATGGTCCCGGCCGCAGCCAGCCCGACAAACGGCAAGGCCATCGCCGTCTCCTTGGCGCACCCGCCGTTGCCTGCGCCGGCCCTGGCCCAACGCAGCCAGAGCAGGGCAACGACAACGGCTGCGGCCAGGGCCAGGGCATAACCGATCCAGGCGATGGGCAAATGCGTCTTGAGTGCAAGATTTCGAAAAACGCCGAGACAGGAAATGGCCTTCTCGCTTTCCATCGCCATGGACGTGCCGATAACCCACCGGGCATAGCCCAACCATTGTTGCGGCCACCCCGGGCCGAAGAGCAGCGTATTGGCCGCGCAAGTGATCCCAGCCGTGCCCAGGCCCCCGAGCAGGACGCGCCATCTGCCCCCCAACGCAGAGACGCCAAGGAGCGTCAGCCCGAACTGGGGCTTGTACAGCAAAAGCCCGAGAGCCACGCCGGCAAGCCAGTCCCGGCCGCGCATCCCGGACGTGGCGGCCACCGTGACCAGCAGGATGGTCAGCGGCGTGTTCTGCCCTCCAAGCAGGGCTCTGAAGACCGGATAAAAAAAGACCATGGCCGCAAACAGGGCCAGGACATGGCGCGACGCCGGCGGCGACACCCGACACAGGAGCGAGGCGGCCAGCAGGAGACACGCGGCCGAAAAGGCGGTCTGCAGGGCAAAGGCCGCCCGGTACGGCGCTTTGGCCAGCAGTGCGTACAACAGCGCCATCTGCGGCGGGTAGGCAAAAGGAACAAATCCGCTGTCTTCCCCAGGTTTCAGGGCAGGGATCAGGTCACGCTGGGCGTCGCGCTGGGT encodes:
- a CDS encoding glycosyltransferase family 87 protein, producing the protein MASSIGALLTPWRLTWYPRLLLAALAVALVFLFCTGEGARIATGRLGGDFPEFYGAGRIVASGQLSHLYDEKTQRDAQRDLIPALKPGEDSGFVPFAYPPQMALLYALLAKAPYRAAFALQTAFSAACLLLAASLLCRVSPPASRHVLALFAAMVFFYPVFRALLGGQNTPLTILLVTVAATSGMRGRDWLAGVALGLLLYKPQFGLTLLGVSALGGRWRVLLGGLGTAGITCAANTLLFGPGWPQQWLGYARWVIGTSMAMESEKAISCLGVFRNLALKTHLPIAWIGYALALAAAVVVALLWLRWARAGAGNGGCAKETAMALPFVGLAAAGTILIAPHAYYYDAGLLWLAFPALAHGDLPRRDLLLATFWAAGFIQPLAGLLGFSPLFLLAVAVFCCLVFLARAALAAAAKEPAALLENAQKAD